One segment of Urocitellus parryii isolate mUroPar1 chromosome 5, mUroPar1.hap1, whole genome shotgun sequence DNA contains the following:
- the LOC113196153 gene encoding acyl-CoA desaturase 1, protein MPTHRLQEISSSYTTTTTITAPPKEEKTLTYLEEDIRPEIKDDIYDPSYQDAEGPRPKLEYVWRNIILMCLLHLGALYGVTLVPTSKFYTWLWAYAYYLVSALGITAGAHRLWSHRSYKARLPLRLFLIIANTMAFQNDVYEWARDHRTHHKFSETDADPHNSRRGFFFSHVGWLLVRKHPAIKEKGGSLDLSDLKAEKLVMFQRRYYKPAVLMMCFILPTLVPWFCWGETFLHSLFIGTFLRYTVVVNATWLVNSAAHLYGNRPYDKNINSGENVLVSLGAVGEGFHNYHHSFPYDYSASEYRWHINFTTFFIDCMAALGLAYDRKKVSKAAILARVKRTGDGSYKSA, encoded by the exons ATGCCCACCCACAGGCTGCAGGAG ATCTCTAGCTCCtataccactaccaccaccatcacagcACCTCCCAAGGAGGAGAAGACACTTACATACCTAGAAGAAGACATCCGTCCTGAAATAAAGGATGACATATATGACCCCAGCTACCAGGATGCAGAGGGCCCTAGGCCCAAACTTGAGTATGTCTGGAGAAACATCATCCTCATGTGTCTGCTGCACCTGGGAGCCCTGTATGGGGTCACACTGGTTCCCACTTCCAAGTTCTACACTTGGCTCTGGG CCTATGCATACTATTTAGTGAGTGCCTTGGGCATCACAGCAGGAGCTCATCGCCTGTGGAGCCACCGAAGTTACAAAGCACGGCTGCCCCTGCGGCTCTTCCTGATCATTGCCAACACCATGGCGTTCCAG AATGATGTTTATGAATGGGCCCGAGATCACCGCACCCACCACAAGTTCTCAGAAACAGATGCCGACCCTCACAACTCCCGCCGCGGCTTCTTCTTCTCTCACGTGGGTTGGCTGCTTGTGCGCAAACACCCAGCTATCAAAGAGAAGGGGGGATCTCTGGACCTGTCTGACCTAAAAGCTGAGAAGCTGGTGATGTTCCAGAGGAG GTACTACAAGCCCGCTGTTCTGATGATGTGCTTCATCCTGCCCACACTGGTGCCCTGGTTTTGTTGGGGTGAAACCTTCCTACACAGTTTGTTTATTGGTACTTTCCTGCGGTACACTGTAGTGGTCAATGCCACCTGGCTGGTGAACAGTGCTGCCCACCTCTATGGAAATCGCCCCTATGACAAGAACATTAACTCTGGAGAGAATGTCCTGGTTTCCCTGGGAGCTGTGG GTGAGGGCTTCCACAACTACCACCACTCCTTTCCCTATGACTACTCTGCCAGTGAGTATCGCTGGCACATCAACTTTACTACATTCTTCATTGACTGCATGGCTGCCCTTGGTCTGGCTTATGACCGGAAGAAAGTGTCCAAGGCTGCCATCTTGGCCAGGGttaaaagaactggagatggaAGCTACAAGAGTGCCTGA